A window of Pseudomonadota bacterium genomic DNA:
GACGCAAAGGCCGACGCCCTAGCCGCGCTGGAAGCGGCTGGCCTGCCGCCTTCAGTCGAACTTCAGATTACCCGCGATACGCCGGCCTGGTACCATCCGGGACGTTCGGGCACCCTGCGTCTGGGACCCAACATTCTGGCCTGGTTCGGGGAAATCCATCCCGCAGTCCTGACAGAGATGAAGATCGACAGCCCCACCGCCGGCTTCGAGGTCTTTCCGGAGGCCATCCCTGTGCCAAAGAAAAAGGAAGGCACAGCAAAACCCCTCGCCGACTTGCCCACACTCCAGCCCGTCGTACGCGACTTTGCCTTCATCCTGGACCGGGACATGGACGCGGATAAACTGGTGCGGGCCGTAAAGGGCACTGACAAAGCCCTGATCCGCCAGGTGGCCGTGTTCGACATATATGAGGGCAAGGGCGTACCGGATGGCCGCAAATCCCTGGCCCTGTCGGTCACGCTGCAGCCTGTGGACAAAACCCTGACGGACAGCGACATTGAGGCCCTGTCGGCAAAGATCGTTGCCAGCGCTGCAAAAGCCACGGGCGCGACGCTGCGGGAGTAATCATGGACCGCTTCAAATTCGTCGCCGCGGTGTATGTGCTGTTCGAGCGGGACGGAAAGGTTCTGCTGATGCGGCGGCACAATACCGGCTGGGCCAACGGGTGGTTTACGCTGCCGGCCGGGCATGTGGACCAGGGCGAGCATCTGGTCGAGGCCGCTGTCCGGGAAGCCCGGGAGGAAACGGGCGTGTCGGTCGCGGTGGAGGATATGACGCTGTTCCACGTCTCGCACAGCGTCTATGGCCCCAACGATCAGTGCCTCGACTTTTTTTTCAGGGCGCAAAAATGGACCGGTGATTTCTGCAACAACGAGC
This region includes:
- a CDS encoding NUDIX domain-containing protein, producing the protein MDRFKFVAAVYVLFERDGKVLLMRRHNTGWANGWFTLPAGHVDQGEHLVEAAVREAREETGVSVAVEDMTLFHVSHSVYGPNDQCLDFFFRAQKWTGDFCNNEPDKCDLMDWYPRSALPEKLLRNVRAALGSPGGLGLQEFPLLAEEGMAILKA